The region CATGAGGGCAAGCATCCCGAGCTGAAGGACAGGACGATCGTGCCTGACGTCCTACTGAACCCGCACAACGCTTCGCTGGGGTTCACGTTCTATGACGGCAAGCAGTTCCCGGCGGAGTATGACGGGGACATCTTCGCCGCGGAGCATGGCTCGTGGAATCGTTCAGCACGCGTCGGCTATGAGGTCATCCGGGTTCCCCTGCATGGAACGGGACACGCGACCGGAGAGTACGAGGACTTTATGACCGGCTTTGTGCTCCCGAGTGGCGACGTCTGGGGTCGACCAGTGGCGGTTACGGTCGCGACGGATGGATCACTGCTGGTGACGGACGACGGATCGAACGCGATCTGGAGGATTAGTTACACGGGCAAGTAAGCCTTTACAAACGATCCTTCCCCGAAGTCTATGCCTGGCAAGGACTCCTCCCGGAGTCTGGTGCAGGACGTTCCATCGAAAAATCTTTGCGGGTTCCTCCTGCAGGGTCATTGCTTCTCGATCGCCTTAGAGATGAAGGAAAAATACCGGTGCGAGAGAGAGCAGGAAAGCTGCGGCTTGGAGAGCGATTACCGCCATGGTTTGTCTTGGGGCTTGCCGCCACCACCGGAAGATGAAGAAGGCCAGAATGGGCGCCTGCCCGGCCATGAGCAACTGCCACAGATGAGCCAATGTTCCCTCATCGGCCTGACGATGGATGCCGAAGAAGGCCAGTGTGACAAGCACGACAGAGAGAGCCGTCACCGACATCAGCAGGGGAAGAAAGGCGGCCGGCTGTTTAATGAGCCATCCGACAGAGTAGCGATTTAGATTCATCGAGTTCATTTCAGCTCCTACGGTGGGGCAGAGGTTCTCCGAGATTGCAGACCGTATGACGTCGAACAAGATACGGTGATCCATCTTCTGGGAGTGCAGCAGATCTTCAAATTCAGCACCATAACGCCGTCTCCACGTTGAAGGATAAAAGTAAAGAAGAACATGGATCAGAGCGGCCTTCATGATGCCGCCAGCCTCTCAAGGCCTGTCTTCGAGAATCGATGCAGGATACTGAGACGCTCGCGAAGGACGCGGACTCCCTTGGCGGTGATGCAGTAAGGCTGCCGACGTTCTTCCGCCGGTAGCGGCTCGATGAGTTGCTGCTGTTCGAGCCGGGCGATTGCACCGTAAAGGGTCCCTGGGCCGAGACGAGTTCCACAGAGTAGAACGATGTCCTCAATCATTGCGTGCCCATGCTTGGGACCGCCAGCGAGGCTGGCGAGAATGAGCAAGGGGGGATCAGAGTACTGCTGCTCTCGCCCAGACTTTGCTACGTTTGGCTTAGTACTACGCATGACGTAGTTATTGCACGATAGTGACCCGCTGACAAGGAAAATCTCAAAGAAAAGCGTTCTACCTCCCGGATTTATTCACGGGATAGGTCACTTTTTATCGTTTTCTGGGGTTGCTCTGTTCTGGGAATCTCTTTCGTTGCATGCAGAAGAGTCTCGAGCGCCCATGCCACGGCTTGTTCCGCTTCAGTGCCTGAGAGCAGGCCGCGATCACGGAGCAACTGCCAGAAGGCAGCGCTGTAGATGGAGACGAAGACCGCGACGATGCGCACCTTTTCGTCTTCAGCAAGCCCTTCAAGTGCGGCAGCGAGACTCCTGGTGAAGGCGGCGCGGCCCTCAACGCCTCCCTGCTCGCGGACATCATTTCCGGCAGGAGAGGTGATGACGGCGCGGACGAGCAGTTCGTTGGTCTCAAATTCTCCGAAGACCGTGCGGGCAAGCGGAATGATCTCATCTTCGGTCTCGGGGAAACGCGTCCTGGTCGCTTCGCGCAGCCTGAGCCAGAGGGCATGAAGCAGGCTGGCACGGTCGGGAAAGTAGCGGTAGACCGTGCGAGCACCCATGCCGGCGGCCTTAGCAATGCTTTCGTGCGAGAACGTTCCGCGCGGGCCCTGGCCGAGTTGCTGCATGGCTACGGTCAGAATCTGTTCACGGGTCGCAGCGGTCTGGCGATCACGCAGGCTCTGCGGCTCTGCATTCATGGCAGCATTCTGTCACTCGAGCAGAAGTCTGTCTATATGTCGGCTCCAGTATTTTTTCCGGCAGAGGCGCATCGAGGTGTAGTGCAACGGAGGCGCTGAAAGTCATTGGCCGAGGCGCTGTCCTGGTTCGGCAGACGAGTCGTCCACTATCTCTCCGGGGTGAACCCAGGAGCGCATATTGCGGAGATGATGTTGCATGTGGGCGATGTAGTCCTCAATGAGGAAGCCGAGGGTGAGGGGTGAGCCCGCGACTGCGCCTTGATTTGCGAGGGAAGCGTGGGGAATATGGCGGATGGTCCAGACGATGTGCTCGTTGAGGGCGAACCAGAGAGCGAGGACCTCGGCCCACTCGCGATTATGGTAGTGCTGCACTGCCACCCAGGAGTCCTGGGCGTACCCGGGCATGTGCTCGAAGGCGATCTGCATCCGGACCATGCGAGTGAGGTTATTAATAGCGGAGTCGGTGAGGTGACCGATGACCTCCTTGGCGGACCATTTGCCCTCGCGCTCGGGAAGGCTGGCGTCGGCGTTCGAGAGGGTGACGAGCCAGGGGACTGCGGATCGAATGGTAGAGGAGAGGTGCCGCGCCAGCTCCTCCGGATCGAGGAGGCCGGGATCGGTCGGCTGTGTGTAGGTTATGCCCATTCGAACGCTCCTTGATTAAGAACGAACTCTGGCCAGGTGTCATTTGAGGCGATTCCTGGTGTGAGATAGAGCGAGACGACGTCGAAGCGTGCCGTGGACGGGCGACGTGGGGCTGGAATGCGTTGCATGTAAGCGCGCGCAAGGCGGCGAAGGACGCGCTGCTTTTCGTGGTCTACAGCCAGCTCAGCGGCGAAAGCATCGCGGTGCGTGCGGGTTTTGACCTCGATGAAACAGAGTGTGGAACCATGCCAGGCGACGAGGTCGAGATCGCCGCGAAATTTTGCGCTCTTCCAGCGGCGGGCAACGACGATGTATCCATGGAGGCGGAGATGGAAGAGGGCTTCGCGTTCGCCGAGAGTGCCGGTCTCAAGGTGCGAGGCGGAGCGGGTGCGATGCATGGAATGGAGGCGTCGGATAGCCCAGCTTTGTGCATGGATCCAGGCTCGCGCGGTGAGTCGCGGCCTGCGGGGAGTTCGTGCGGCGACGGGCATGCCTTCAGGATAGCGGGACGAAGGGACGTGCGCACCTGGGATGTTGTAGAGAAAGCGTGAAAGTGGCGCAGGGAAGAGAAAGTGTCTTGACAAGGATGCAGCCGGAGCGCAGTATCTCGGGCAGATTCTTTCCTGCGCCCTGCAGGACTTGCAGTTTTAGCGCTTTATCCGGGCTTTGGGTTTCTTCACCAAAGGAGATTCGTTTTATGCCCGATCTTGAGAGTAGGTTCTCTTTCTCTGGAACTTTTCCCTGACTTGATCCTTCATTGTCGCTGGCGGTGGATCCGACCTGCTGAAGATTTTTAAAAAAGTTGAATGAGGTGGCGCAACGCCTGTTCGCCTACATGGAGTCTGCTGGCTACGCAGTCGCGTGGAAGATGCAGGGCTGAAGGGCGGAGAAGATGGCGGGATGCGCTCCTCCAGCGCCCGGGACGAGGCGCTGGAGAGGATCGAGTGGGCGCGCACAACTTCCCTCCTGTGCGCGCCCGTCGGTCCTCGCGATGAAGATCTTTGGATCCAACAGAGAGCAAAATGGAATGGAGGAACATTTCGATCCGCTGCGACCGTCTAATATAGGCGAGTGAATGGATAGGGGGATCGATGACTCTGCTGAATGCGCCGAAGTACAACGCGGGCCGCGAACGCCGGAAAGCTGTTCTCATCTATGGCGGAATTGCCGTAGTGGTTCTGGTGGCGGTGATTGGAGTGCTTGGTTTCCTGATGGGGCATGGATGGTTCTTCACGAACCTGAAGGCGGAGCATCGGGTGAACCAGTTTTTCAATGCGCTGGAGGCAAAAAACTACAACGAGGCATACGCGATCTGGATGAACGATCCCAATTGGCAGCAGCATCCCCAGAAGTATGACTACACGCTGAAGCGGTTTACCGAGGACTGGACGACAGAGAGTCCGGTCGGTCCAATTCGCTCGCACCACGTTGATATCTCAAAGACGGACGGCTCAGGAACGTTTGGGACGGGCATTATTGTGGCGGTGCGGGTGAACGGCGGCCAGAAGATGTTTATGTGGTATGAGAAGAAGGATGGAACTCTGACGTATCCGGCGCCGCATGAGCTGCAGTATCAGTGACCGGACTTGTTTCCCGGCAGGGGAAATCAATCTTCATCAAATACGGCATCAAGATCATGAAAAGCGCGTTTTTGGGAATCTATTTGCGGATCTGGGTTTGACCGCGGCTCGTGCAATTCCTTAGCATCGTTGGGTTTGCTGCCGAGACCTGCGCTGGATCGAATCGCCAACTTATTCTGGCCTGCCATGCGTGATGAAGGAAGAATTGCGCCTTCCGGAGAGGAAGGGGGTTTCTCTGCAGACGTGGCCACGTTGAATTTGCGATCAGAGGAGACGCGTGGGATGAATCGCCGGGATGTGATCAAGGGAGCACTCTTGTCCGCGGGAGCCATTTCAACCGGAAGCGCGATGGCGCAGGAGGTTGAGAGCAGGGCAGGAGGGGAGAAGCCGGCTCCGCACGAGAGCTTTCCGGCGGCACCGCGCAAGACGAACGGCGAGCGCATGCCCAATATCCTTTGGGTGTGTACGGACCAGCAGAGATTCGACACGATCTCGGGGTTGAGCAACTCCGTCATTAAGACGCCGAACCTTGAGAAGTTCATGGGCGAGTCGGTGACGTTTACCAATGCGTTTGTGCAGACGCCGATCTGCTCTCCATCTCGAGCGAGCTTTTTGACGGGTCGGTATCCGCATGTGACCGGGCTGCGGGCGAATGGGCAGAGGATCAACCCGACGGAGCGTCTGGTGACACGCACGCTGGCGGACTATGAGTACACCTGCGGGCTGGCAGGCAAGCTGCACCTCTCGCCCTGCCTCGGCGGCCGCGTGGAGCAGCGCATCGACGACGGGTACGAGGTCTTCAAGTGGAGCCACGATATCAGCGACAACTGGCCGCTGAAGAACGAGTGGTACGTGTGGCTGGACCGGCAGGGGGTGAAGATCCCGAAGGCTCCGAAGGGGCCGGTCTGGGGGATGCCGATCGATCCGAAGTACTCGCAGACGGCGTGGTGCGCGGATATGGCGATCCAGTTTATGCGCCAGCAGAAGGAGTTCAATCCGTGGCTGATGTCGGTGAATATCTTCCAGCCGCACCATCCTTTCTATCCGACGGCGGAGTACCTGAGCCACTATGACCCGGCGAAGATGCCGAAGCCGGCGTATCGCGAGGGCGAGCTGAAGAACAAGCCGGTTTTCCAGACGGTGGACCACAACGGCGCGTATGGCGGGAAAGACATCTCGTTTGCGAAGACGTCGCCGGAGGTTCATCAGGAGGTGATTGCGGCGTACTACGCGATGATCGAGCAAGTGGACACGGAGATGGGCCGCATGATGCAGGCGCTTGAAGAGAGCGGGCAGGCGGACAACACCATCGTCATCTTTATGAGCGACCATGGCGAGATGCTGGGCGATCATGGGATGTACCTGAAGGGGCCGTATTTCTACGACTGCCTTTCGCGGGTGCCGCTGATGATTCGCTGGCCGGGAAGATTTAAGAAGGGGCTGAAGGTGGATGCGCTGGTGGAGCTGGTGGATCTGGCTCCTACGCTGCTGGAGGCAGCGGGGATCCCGGTTTCAGCTGGGGTGCAGGGCCGCTCGCTAATGCCGCTGCTGACGGGGCAGACGACGGAGCATCGCGACAACGTGTATATGGAGTACTTCGACGCAAATGCGACCTATGAGATTCCGCCGATGCTGACGAGCGTTCGGACCAAGAAGTGGAAGCTGAACTACTGCGACAAGCCGAGGACAGGTGAGCTTTATGATCTGGAGAAGGATCCGGGCGAGTTCAACAACCTGTGGGGCGATCCGCACGCGCGTGACGCGCAGGAGATGATGATGCACACCCTTGTGGGGCGCATGATTGAGACGACCGATCCGCTGCCGGTGCGGCATACTGCCTGGTAGACCAACCTTTCGATACTGAGGGACTGATATTGATGCGAATGAGACTCGTAGCCTGCGCGGCGCTTGCGGCGATGTGTGTTTCTGGAGTGGCACAGCAGCAGCACCGTCCACCGGCTGTACCGTTGATTACCCACGATCCTTTCTTCAGCCTGTGGTCGATGGGGAACAAGCTGACGGATGTTCCGGTGAAGCATTGGACGGAGGTGGCGCAGCCGATCGTGGGATTGATCCGGATCGATGGCAAGACCTATCGGTGGATGGGGGCGATGCCGCGGTATTTCGGGATGCCCGCGGTGGAGACGATGGAGCAGACGTCGGTGGAGCTGACTCCGCTGCACACAAAGTATCACTTCAGGGCTGCGGGGCTGGAGCTGGCGGTGACGTTCTTCAGTCCACTGCTGCCGAAGGATCTGGACGTGATGTCGCGCCCGGTTACGTATGTGAGCTGGAGCGTGCGGTCGCTGGATGGAAAAGAGCATCAGGCAGACCTGCTGCTGGATGTGGATCCTCTGATCGCGGTCGATCAGCCGAGCCAGCCGGTGACGTGGTCGCGGACGCGTGCCGAAGGCCTGACGGTGCTGAACGTGGGGACGCGCGATCAGGATTATCTGCACCAGTCCGGCGACCGGGTGCGGGCTGACTGGGGGTACTTCCATCTGGCGGTTCCGGATACGGCGAAGGCGTCCACCTCAATGGCGTTTAACGGGATTCCGACGTTTGTGACCTCGGGGAATCTTCCGGAGGTGGATGATTCGTCGATGCCATTGCCCGCGATGCGGCGAGGACGTGCGGCGCATCTTTCGGCGAAGCTGCCTCTGGGAACGGTGGGAAGCACGGCTACCGAGGGGCACGTTGAGGTTGCGTACACGCAGACCTACGCGATCGAGTACATGGGAAGAAGGCTGCGCCCGTACTGGCAGCGCAATGGGATGAGCGAGGGCACGCTGCTCGCAACGTCGGAGAAGGAGTATGCGCAGATCGAGCAGCGCGGAACGAAGTTCGACGACGAGACGATGGCCGCGATGGAGAAGGCTGGCGGGGCCGACTACAAGTACCTGACGTCGCTGCTGTTTCGCCAGACGATAGCGGCGCACAAGCTGGTGGCCGACATCGATGGGACGCCGATGTTCTTCTCCAAGGAGAACGACAGCAACGGATGCATCGATACGGTGGATGTAACGTATCCGTCCTCGCCGTTCTTCCTGCTGTTCAACCCGAAGCTGCTGGAGGCGCAGTTGGAGCCGGTGATGCGGTATTCGGCGTTGCCGCGCTGGCGGTTCCCGTTTGCGCCGCATGACCTGGGGACCTACCCGCTGGCGAACGGGCAGGTCTATGGCGGTGGGGAGGAGAACGAAGAAGACCAGATGCCGGTGGAGGAGAGCGGAAACCTGATCATCATGGTGGCCGCGATGGAGCGCGCTGAGGGCAACTGGGACTTTGCGAAACGCTTTATGCCGCAGCTGACGCAGTGGGCAGATTATCTCGAGAAGAAGGGGATGGACCCGGAGAATCAGTTAAGCACGGACGACTTCGCCGGTCACCTCGCGCACAATACCAATCTCTCAATCAAGGCGATTGAGGCGCTTGGGGCGTTTGTCGAGATCGCTCGCGGAGTAGGCGATGCGAAGCTGGCGGACAAGTATGCTGCCGCTGTAAAGCCGATGCCGGCGCAGTGGGAGAAGATGGCGCTCGACGGCGACCACTACAAGCTGGCGTTCGATCAGCCTGGAACGTGGAGCCAGAAGTACAACCTGGTGTGGGATGACCTGCTGGGTCTGCACCTGTTTCCGAAGCGCGTGATGCAGACCGAGTGGTCGTTCTACAGCAAGCATATGGAGAAGTACGGTCTGCCGCTCGACAATCGCAAGACGATCACGAAGCTGGACTGGGAGGTCTGGACGGCGAGCCTGGCGAGCACGCCGGAGCAGTACCAGGACCTGATCCATCGACTGGTGGTGTGGGCGGATGAGACGCCTTCGCGGGTGCCGACGACGGACTGGTACGACACCATCAGCGGAAAGCAGATGGGCTTCCAGGCGCGGTCAGTTGTGGGTGGGGTGTTTATCAAGGCGCTTATGGCGAAGGGGATCACGCATTAAAGCTTGCAAGTCGTCATCCTGAGCAACGCGAAGGATCTCTATATTCCACCGGGAACGCTATAGGCGCCACCGGCAAAATACAGGGATCCTTCACTTCGTTCAGGATGACGGATTGAAAATGGCACCTGAAGGACGTGCCACGGGAAGAAGACGCAAAACTAGCTTTTTATCTGATCGAAGGCGGTTGCTGCTGCTCCCTGAACGCCGGAGTAGAGGCCTGCGGCAGATGCGATGAGGCGCGGCGGACGCTTTGCCCCGAAGTGGAGCAGGGTTGCGCTGCGTTGTTCGACCTCGTGCAGGAAGTCTCGCTGGCCTTCGATGAGGCCGCCCGAAAGGAGGATCGCTTCGGGATCGAGCAGGTTGCAGATATTAGCGACACCTTCAGCGAGATAGCCGGCAAGCTGGCTGTAGGCGTGACGTGCCTTCGGATCTCCAGCGATGGAGCGCTCGGCGATGAGGCGGGCGGCGGTGGCGGCGGGCTGATCGATGGGAGCCGAGGGTTCGAGCTGTCGGTACTCTTCGATGAGAGCGGCGGTGGAGACGTAGGCTTCCAGACAGCCGCGGCGGCCGCAGTTGCACGGCTTGCCGTCGAACCGGATGGTCTGATGGCCGAGGGTGCCGGCGAAGCCGTGAGTGCCGCGGACGAGGCGTCCGTCGATGACGATTCCACCGCCGATTCCGGTGCCGATGGTGAGGGCGACGAAGTTCGATAGGCCCTTGGCGGCTCCGAAGCGAAGCTCAGCGAGTGCGGCGGCCTGGGCGTCGTTTTCGACGAAGACGGGAAGCTCGGTAAATCCCTGAAGGTACTGCCGGAGGTGGAAGCCAGCCCAGCCGGGCAGGTTTTCGGTGGCAGCGAAGACCGTGCCCTTGGCGGAGTCGATCGCTCCTGCGCTGGCGACCCCGATGCCTGCGATCTCGAGTTTGGCATCGGCTGCTGCCTTCAGGGTCTGGGTGAGGGCGGTGCTGAGTCCGGCGGCGATGGTCTCGCGGCCCTGCGAGGCTTGTGTTGGGACCTGCTGAGGAAGCTGCACTGTGCCATCTTCACTGACGACTGCAGACTTGATGGCGGTGCCTCCGATATCGATCCCGATGACGTAGCAAGGCGCCTTCGAGGTCGGCTCGGAGAGAGGCCGGATGGCCTCAACAAAGGTTGCGGTGATGCTGCCGGGGCGGGTGATGGCAGAGCCGACGACGACCGACCATGCACCGGCTTCGAGGGCGATGCGGGCCAATGCAGGCGTGGAGACGTTGCCCTCTGCGATGACCGGCTTGCCGGTCTCGCGTGCCAGTGCAGTGACGAGTTCCGGATGGAAGCCGAAGGTGGCCTTGGTCTCCTCGGTGTAGCCGTGAAGGGTGGGGGCGACGATGTCGGCTCCGCCTTCGGCAGCGAGGATGCCGTCGTGCAGGGTGGCGATGTCAGCCATGACGAGCAGGCCCAGCTCCTCGTGGATGCGGCGGACGATCTCGCGCCAGGGCTCGCCGTAGAGATGCGGTCGGTCGGTGCAATCGAGCGCGATGATGTCGGCTCCTGCTTCGGCCAGAGCTTTGGCGGAGGCGAAGTCGGGGGTGATGCGGAGCTGACCGCCCTCGTAGCTCTTCTGAATGGCGATGATGGGCAGTTTGGTGTCGAGCCGGACGGCGCGGACGTCCTCGGGACTGTTGAGTCTGATACCGCTGGCGCCTCCCATGACGGCGGAGCGGGCGACGCGGCGCAGCGTCTCGGTATCCTCCATGGGATCGTTGGGGGCAGCCTGACAGGAGACGATGAGCTTGCGGTAAATCGATTGCAGGACGGAGTTCATGGGCTGGACGAGTTCCTGAAGTGTCTGGAGTCTGAAAGATGGTACTCTACGCCGGCACGTATGGTTGTATAGTCTACTAGCGAATCTGGCTCTTCATAAAAGATATAAGGTGTGTTGCGTCCAGGACACAGATGGGAAATATGCACGATGTGCTGATTGCAGGAGCCCTGCTGGCCGTTGTTTCGGGAGTTATGAACGGCCTCTTCACGCTGCCGATGCGCTTTCTTGGGCGCTGGTCGTGGGAGAACGTCTGGACTGTCTTTATAGGCGGCGCCTGCCTGCTTTTGCCAGCGGTCCTGGTGGGAATCACGGCGCCGCAGAGTTACAGGCTACTGCTGGAGGCGCCAGGCCGCGCTGTGGGGATCGCCCTGGCGACTGGCTTTGCCTGGGGCTTTGGGGCGATCATGTTTGGTCAGAGTGTGAGCGCGATCGGCATTGCGCTGGCCAATACGTTTGTTCTTGCCATCAGTTCGGCGCTGGGAGCTCTGCTGCCCATGCTGTTGCTGACCCCGGCCAGAATTTACGAGAGATCGGGGCAGATGGTCCTGCTGGGGGTGGCGATTGAGATCTGCGGAATTGCGCTGTGCGGCAGGGCGGGGTTGCTGCGGGAGCGGGCCGCGGTCAACCAGAAAGAGCAGAGGGGCGATCTGGTCGGCAAGGCACGGCCGCTGGCTGTAGCGCTTCTTCTGGTCATCGGTTCGGGCCTGCTGTCGGCTGTCTTCAATGTGGGGTTTGCGCTTTCACAGCCCATTGCAGCCTTTGGCCAGATGCATGGTCTCAGCGAATTTGCCAGTACGAACCTGATCTGGATTCTGATGCTGGGCGGTGGGGCGGTCTCAAACCTGGGATTCTGTGCATTTCTTCTGATGAAGAACCGCACGGTCTGGAAATTCGTACAACCGGGAGGCGCGCGGCTGTATGGTTTTGGCTTAATCATGGCCGTGTTGTGGGGAGGAAGTATCTTTGTGTACGGTCTTGCAACGCCTAAGCTGGGAGCTTTGGGCCCTTCGATCGGGTGGCCGCTTAGCCTGGCGACCGGCCTGCTGGTGGCGAATGTCGTCGGCCTGTTGTTGGGGGAGTGGAAGGGAACATCTCGCGGCGCATTGCGCGTGATGTTCTCGGGAATTGGAGTGCTGGTTATCGCTATCTCTGTTTTGAGTAGGGCAAATCAATGAACGTAAGAAGGAGTGCCTTGAAGGGTACAGGGGATGTCCGCGAATCGAAGTCTGATGGAACGACGAAGGACGCGAGCCATGCAGGGTTGCCGCCGGGATTGTTTCAACCTCTGAACAAGAAAAGTTTCGAGCCGCTCTATGCCCAGATCCAGTCGCGGTTGAAGGAACTGATTCGTACCGGAGAGATCGGCGTGAACGACTCTCTGCCAGGCGAGGCGGAGCTTTCGCGCATCTTCGGGATCAGCCGCATGACCGCGCGTCATGCGCTGCAGGGACTGACGACGGAGGGCCTTACCTACAGGGAGCGCGGTCGCGGGACCTTTGTCTCACCCCCGAAGGTGGAGAAGGAGATTACGCATCTGCTGGGCTTTTCGGCTCAGATACGGCTACTGGGTATGAAGTCGAGCACACGCGTGCTGGCGTCGGCAGTGATCCCGGCGGAGGCATCGATTGCAGAGCCGCTGGAGCTTGCGCTACACGACAATGTGCTGCGCCTGCAGCGGCTTCGTCTGGCCGACGATGAGCCAATCGCGATTGAAGAGGTCTGGATTCCTCGTGGGCGGTTTCCGGGTATCGAGGAGATCGACTTCGGAAAGCACTCGCTCTATGAGACGTTGCGTGATCGCTACGGCATACGGATAGGCTCGTCACGGGAGACGATTGGCGCGCGTGGGGCTACAGCAGAGGAAGCGCGTCTGCTTCGGATTTCATCGCGATCGAGCCTGCTGGAGGTCTCGCGTACGCTGCTGGACGTGGAGGGACAACCGATGGAGGTAGCGCATTCGCTCTATCGCGGCGATCGCTATCGCGCAGTTCTGACGATCCCCGCGATTGAGCAGCACTGAAGCGCGGCTTGTTTCCACGTGAAGCTAGAGAAGAGAGGGTAAGGACTGTGCAGGCGAAATTGACTGCGATGCTGCTGGCAGTTGTGATGCCGGTATGGGGACAGCAGAAGACTCCGCAGCGGATTCTGGATGTTATGAAGGTCTCGGCTGAGGGAGACTCCTCTCAGGCGCTCGTCTCGCCGGCGGCAGGGCCGGTTCACGACGTGAACTGCGACGTCGTCATTATTGGAGCCGGCATGGGGGGCGTCAGCGCTGCTCTCGCAACGGCAGAGAGTGGCCACACCGTGTGCATGACCGAGCCGACCTTGTGGGTGGGAGGTCAGGCGACCTCGCAGGGTGTTTCAGCCTTCGACGATAACAAGTGGATCAATACTACTGGCGGAACGGCAAGTTATCTGGATCTGAGCAACAGGATTCGCAGATATTATGCGGGATTCCGGCGCAATCGAGAGGAGACGATCGAGCAGGCAATTCGAGGAGATATATCGAATCCCGGCGGATGCTGGGTGGGGAGGCTTTGCTTCGAGCCACAACCCGCGGAAGAGATTCTTTCGTCAATGCTGAAGCCGTATGAGGACCGTGGCCTTCTGCGTCTGTGGCTGCATACGGCGCCGGCTAAAGTCGATCGCAAGGGACGAACGATCCGCAACGTCGTGGTCTATGACTTTGGGCATTCGGCCTGGTTCCGGCTGAAGGGGAAGTTCTTTGTTGAGGCGAGCGAGCTTGGCGATGTGCTTCCGCTGAGCGGTCTGCCGTATC is a window of Edaphobacter sp. 12200R-103 DNA encoding:
- a CDS encoding PadR family transcriptional regulator, with amino-acid sequence MLILASLAGGPKHGHAMIEDIVLLCGTRLGPGTLYGAIARLEQQQLIEPLPAEERRQPYCITAKGVRVLRERLSILHRFSKTGLERLAAS
- a CDS encoding TetR/AcrR family transcriptional regulator yields the protein MNAEPQSLRDRQTAATREQILTVAMQQLGQGPRGTFSHESIAKAAGMGARTVYRYFPDRASLLHALWLRLREATRTRFPETEDEIIPLARTVFGEFETNELLVRAVITSPAGNDVREQGGVEGRAAFTRSLAAALEGLAEDEKVRIVAVFVSIYSAAFWQLLRDRGLLSGTEAEQAVAWALETLLHATKEIPRTEQPQKTIKSDLSRE
- a CDS encoding DinB family protein, whose translation is MGITYTQPTDPGLLDPEELARHLSSTIRSAVPWLVTLSNADASLPEREGKWSAKEVIGHLTDSAINNLTRMVRMQIAFEHMPGYAQDSWVAVQHYHNREWAEVLALWFALNEHIVWTIRHIPHASLANQGAVAGSPLTLGFLIEDYIAHMQHHLRNMRSWVHPGEIVDDSSAEPGQRLGQ
- a CDS encoding YraN family protein, whose product is MPVAARTPRRPRLTARAWIHAQSWAIRRLHSMHRTRSASHLETGTLGEREALFHLRLHGYIVVARRWKSAKFRGDLDLVAWHGSTLCFIEVKTRTHRDAFAAELAVDHEKQRVLRRLARAYMQRIPAPRRPSTARFDVVSLYLTPGIASNDTWPEFVLNQGAFEWA
- a CDS encoding sulfatase produces the protein MNRRDVIKGALLSAGAISTGSAMAQEVESRAGGEKPAPHESFPAAPRKTNGERMPNILWVCTDQQRFDTISGLSNSVIKTPNLEKFMGESVTFTNAFVQTPICSPSRASFLTGRYPHVTGLRANGQRINPTERLVTRTLADYEYTCGLAGKLHLSPCLGGRVEQRIDDGYEVFKWSHDISDNWPLKNEWYVWLDRQGVKIPKAPKGPVWGMPIDPKYSQTAWCADMAIQFMRQQKEFNPWLMSVNIFQPHHPFYPTAEYLSHYDPAKMPKPAYREGELKNKPVFQTVDHNGAYGGKDISFAKTSPEVHQEVIAAYYAMIEQVDTEMGRMMQALEESGQADNTIVIFMSDHGEMLGDHGMYLKGPYFYDCLSRVPLMIRWPGRFKKGLKVDALVELVDLAPTLLEAAGIPVSAGVQGRSLMPLLTGQTTEHRDNVYMEYFDANATYEIPPMLTSVRTKKWKLNYCDKPRTGELYDLEKDPGEFNNLWGDPHARDAQEMMMHTLVGRMIETTDPLPVRHTAW
- a CDS encoding glutaminase family protein; the encoded protein is MRLVACAALAAMCVSGVAQQQHRPPAVPLITHDPFFSLWSMGNKLTDVPVKHWTEVAQPIVGLIRIDGKTYRWMGAMPRYFGMPAVETMEQTSVELTPLHTKYHFRAAGLELAVTFFSPLLPKDLDVMSRPVTYVSWSVRSLDGKEHQADLLLDVDPLIAVDQPSQPVTWSRTRAEGLTVLNVGTRDQDYLHQSGDRVRADWGYFHLAVPDTAKASTSMAFNGIPTFVTSGNLPEVDDSSMPLPAMRRGRAAHLSAKLPLGTVGSTATEGHVEVAYTQTYAIEYMGRRLRPYWQRNGMSEGTLLATSEKEYAQIEQRGTKFDDETMAAMEKAGGADYKYLTSLLFRQTIAAHKLVADIDGTPMFFSKENDSNGCIDTVDVTYPSSPFFLLFNPKLLEAQLEPVMRYSALPRWRFPFAPHDLGTYPLANGQVYGGGEENEEDQMPVEESGNLIIMVAAMERAEGNWDFAKRFMPQLTQWADYLEKKGMDPENQLSTDDFAGHLAHNTNLSIKAIEALGAFVEIARGVGDAKLADKYAAAVKPMPAQWEKMALDGDHYKLAFDQPGTWSQKYNLVWDDLLGLHLFPKRVMQTEWSFYSKHMEKYGLPLDNRKTITKLDWEVWTASLASTPEQYQDLIHRLVVWADETPSRVPTTDWYDTISGKQMGFQARSVVGGVFIKALMAKGITH
- a CDS encoding putative N-acetylmannosamine-6-phosphate 2-epimerase yields the protein MNSVLQSIYRKLIVSCQAAPNDPMEDTETLRRVARSAVMGGASGIRLNSPEDVRAVRLDTKLPIIAIQKSYEGGQLRITPDFASAKALAEAGADIIALDCTDRPHLYGEPWREIVRRIHEELGLLVMADIATLHDGILAAEGGADIVAPTLHGYTEETKATFGFHPELVTALARETGKPVIAEGNVSTPALARIALEAGAWSVVVGSAITRPGSITATFVEAIRPLSEPTSKAPCYVIGIDIGGTAIKSAVVSEDGTVQLPQQVPTQASQGRETIAAGLSTALTQTLKAAADAKLEIAGIGVASAGAIDSAKGTVFAATENLPGWAGFHLRQYLQGFTELPVFVENDAQAAALAELRFGAAKGLSNFVALTIGTGIGGGIVIDGRLVRGTHGFAGTLGHQTIRFDGKPCNCGRRGCLEAYVSTAALIEEYRQLEPSAPIDQPAATAARLIAERSIAGDPKARHAYSQLAGYLAEGVANICNLLDPEAILLSGGLIEGQRDFLHEVEQRSATLLHFGAKRPPRLIASAAGLYSGVQGAAATAFDQIKS
- a CDS encoding L-rhamnose/proton symporter RhaT → MGNMHDVLIAGALLAVVSGVMNGLFTLPMRFLGRWSWENVWTVFIGGACLLLPAVLVGITAPQSYRLLLEAPGRAVGIALATGFAWGFGAIMFGQSVSAIGIALANTFVLAISSALGALLPMLLLTPARIYERSGQMVLLGVAIEICGIALCGRAGLLRERAAVNQKEQRGDLVGKARPLAVALLLVIGSGLLSAVFNVGFALSQPIAAFGQMHGLSEFASTNLIWILMLGGGAVSNLGFCAFLLMKNRTVWKFVQPGGARLYGFGLIMAVLWGGSIFVYGLATPKLGALGPSIGWPLSLATGLLVANVVGLLLGEWKGTSRGALRVMFSGIGVLVIAISVLSRANQ